One Deinococcus reticulitermitis genomic region harbors:
- a CDS encoding MltR family transcriptional regulator, whose protein sequence is MTDERIILGKEAFFNEVEHLPDEVLDLLPLLMMQRLADELPEREKRHALRTAAIRRNVRDEGDRGTALYLTSYVDQVLHEILDDFLVDAESIKKGFFEGNGPLSTFSSRIDLAYLLGLIDQKARSDLNLLRKIRNEFAHNHENISFETPQIKSRILNFKLHVPNEETARARFISTAMSMIAYLSGTTHGLSRISEKFDYDMKNEKAAQVWEKMAHNGKFDSLERIRDILDAYPKLIEKDSIQTEDVNINSDEA, encoded by the coding sequence ATGACAGATGAGCGGATAATACTCGGTAAGGAAGCCTTCTTTAATGAAGTAGAACACTTGCCAGACGAAGTTCTCGATCTTTTGCCGCTCCTAATGATGCAGCGGCTAGCTGATGAGCTTCCAGAGAGAGAGAAACGTCACGCCCTAAGAACGGCAGCCATTCGAAGAAATGTACGAGATGAAGGAGACAGGGGAACAGCCCTGTACCTTACATCTTATGTTGATCAAGTCCTCCACGAAATATTAGATGATTTCTTGGTTGATGCAGAGAGTATCAAAAAAGGGTTTTTCGAAGGCAATGGCCCCTTGTCAACTTTTAGTTCTAGGATAGATCTAGCTTATCTACTCGGACTAATCGACCAAAAGGCTCGTAGCGATCTAAATTTGCTAAGAAAAATCAGAAATGAATTCGCCCATAATCACGAAAACATTTCTTTCGAGACACCACAGATCAAATCCAGAATTTTGAACTTTAAACTTCATGTCCCCAATGAGGAAACGGCGAGAGCGAGATTTATCTCTACAGCAATGAGTATGATTGCATATCTTAGCGGCACTACGCACGGACTTTCAAGAATATCAGAGAAGTTCGACTATGATATGAAAAACGAGAAGGCAGCTCAAGTTTGGGAGAAGATGGCACACAATGGCAAATTTGATTCACTAGAGCGAATTAGGGATATTTTAGACGCTTACCCTAAACTGATCGAAAAAGACTCTATCCAGACAGAAGATGTTAATATAAATTCAGATGAGGCATAA
- a CDS encoding isoprenylcysteine carboxyl methyltransferase family protein — protein sequence MNARRLTPALVLGLILQRLFELRIARANERWARERGAAEYGQKHYWTFFVLHPAWLLALLLEGRAARGRVNWAALLLFLALQPLRLWVMRTLGRYWNTKILIVPGGQRVTAGPFRFLKHPNYAVVTLELAAAPLSVGAWRTALVFSLLNAALLLGVRLPAEERALAAYTGAAPGQTRSGLPNSGGA from the coding sequence ATGAACGCCCGCCGGCTCACCCCCGCCCTCGTGCTCGGGCTGATTCTCCAGCGCCTCTTCGAACTGCGAATCGCGCGTGCCAACGAGCGCTGGGCGCGGGAGCGCGGCGCCGCCGAGTACGGCCAGAAGCACTACTGGACCTTTTTCGTGCTGCATCCGGCCTGGCTGCTCGCGCTGCTGCTCGAGGGCCGGGCGGCGCGCGGGCGGGTGAACTGGGCGGCGCTGCTGCTCTTTCTCGCGCTGCAACCGCTGCGGCTGTGGGTGATGCGGACCCTCGGACGCTACTGGAACACTAAAATCCTGATCGTGCCGGGGGGGCAGCGCGTGACGGCGGGGCCGTTCCGGTTCCTCAAGCACCCCAATTACGCGGTCGTGACCCTCGAACTCGCCGCCGCGCCGCTGAGTGTGGGCGCCTGGCGCACCGCGCTCGTGTTCAGCCTGCTCAACGCGGCGCTGCTGCTCGGGGTGCGGCTGCCGGCGGAAGAACGCGCCCTGGCGGCCTACACAGGGGCGGCGCCAGGGCAAACCCGGTCGGGACTGCCGAACTCAGGAGGAGCGTAA
- the meaB gene encoding methylmalonyl Co-A mutase-associated GTPase MeaB, translating to MTAPLPAALESRYRSGDLRALARAVTLAEAGLPAARPLLRAARERAGRAVVLGVTGSPGSGKSTLTDALIAALRARGERVAVLAVDPSSPYSGGAILGDRIRMLRHHADSGVFVRSLASRGALGGLSSRTMGVLALLEGAGFDWVILETVGVGQSEVDVAAACDHTLLVVTPAGGDGVQAFKAGIMEIADVIAVNKADLPGADRTVRELLAAQGLGHHDEHTWFAPVRKTVASQGEGVEAMIEAVLGHRAWLGEEGLLRRREARAEYEVRSLVQERLFQRARAVRPDLYAQVARGELDADHAADELLRSAL from the coding sequence ATGACTGCCCCCCTACCGGCTGCGCTGGAAAGCCGTTACCGTTCCGGCGACCTGCGGGCGCTCGCCCGCGCCGTGACGCTCGCCGAAGCGGGGTTGCCTGCGGCCCGGCCCCTGCTGCGCGCCGCCCGTGAGCGGGCCGGGCGGGCGGTGGTCCTGGGCGTGACCGGCAGCCCCGGCAGCGGCAAAAGCACCCTGACCGACGCCCTGATCGCGGCCCTGCGCGCGCGCGGCGAGCGGGTCGCGGTCCTGGCCGTGGACCCCAGCAGCCCCTACTCGGGCGGCGCGATCCTCGGCGACCGCATCCGGATGCTGCGCCACCACGCCGACTCCGGCGTGTTCGTGCGCTCGCTCGCCTCGCGCGGAGCGCTGGGGGGCCTCTCGTCCCGGACGATGGGCGTGCTCGCCTTGCTCGAAGGTGCGGGCTTCGACTGGGTGATTCTCGAAACCGTGGGGGTCGGGCAGTCGGAAGTGGACGTGGCGGCAGCTTGTGACCATACCCTGCTGGTGGTCACGCCCGCGGGAGGCGACGGCGTGCAGGCGTTCAAGGCCGGCATCATGGAAATCGCCGACGTGATCGCTGTCAACAAGGCCGACCTCCCCGGCGCCGACCGCACCGTGCGCGAGCTCCTCGCCGCGCAGGGCCTCGGGCACCACGACGAGCACACCTGGTTCGCGCCCGTTCGTAAGACTGTCGCCTCTCAGGGCGAGGGCGTGGAGGCCATGATCGAGGCGGTCCTGGGGCACCGCGCCTGGCTTGGGGAAGAGGGGCTGCTCAGGCGCCGCGAGGCCCGCGCCGAATATGAGGTGAGGTCGCTCGTGCAGGAGAGGCTCTTTCAGCGGGCGAGGGCGGTGCGCCCCGACCTCTACGCCCAGGTGGCGCGCGGCGAACTCGACGCCGACCACGCCGCCGACGAGCTGCTGCGGAGCGCACTTTGA
- a CDS encoding HNH endonuclease yields the protein MARKNAYSTWPDAPEENEAPAKACALCGREAELVQHHLVPILAGKRKGLKPQDLPTVELCAACQQYLHSTFSINELATQYHTLEALRADEQVARFVKWVSKQPASKAVKAKGREEFPR from the coding sequence ATGGCCCGCAAAAATGCTTACTCGACTTGGCCCGACGCCCCCGAAGAAAATGAGGCCCCCGCCAAAGCTTGTGCGCTCTGCGGGCGCGAAGCCGAATTGGTGCAACACCACCTCGTCCCGATTCTGGCGGGCAAGCGCAAGGGCCTGAAGCCGCAGGACTTACCCACCGTGGAGCTATGCGCCGCCTGTCAGCAATACCTGCACAGCACCTTTTCCATCAATGAACTCGCGACGCAGTACCACACCCTCGAAGCCCTACGAGCCGACGAGCAGGTCGCCCGCTTCGTCAAGTGGGTGAGCAAGCAGCCCGCGAGCAAGGCGGTCAAGGCGAAGGGGCGGGAGGAGTTTCCCCGGTAG
- the gdhA gene encoding NADP-specific glutamate dehydrogenase, whose translation MLKTDLPQFLAGVETRNPHQPEFLQAVQEVMTSLWPFIEAHPHYAEQALLERLTEPERVITFRVTWVDDAGQVQVNRAYRIQHSSSIGPYKGGMRFHPSVNLSILKFLAFEQTFKNALTTLPMGGGKGGSDFDPKGKSDGEVMRFCQALMTELWRHLGPDTDVPAGDIGVGGREVGYMAGMMKKLSNHAGGVFTGKGLSFGGSRLRPEATGYGTVYFVEHMLQDQGMSLDGLRVSVSGSGNVSQYAIEKALHLGAKVVTASDSGGTVVDEEGFTYDKLRELMALKNERRGRIEEYARAVGAEYRPGARPWDVPVDVALPCATQNELSGEDARTLIGHGVRAVAEGANMPCDLGAIHAFEAAGVLYAPGKASNAGGVATSGLEMSQNSLRHSWTREEVDARLRTIMTDIHEACLEYGRRPGKHVSYLDGANIAGFVKVGTAMLEQGVL comes from the coding sequence ATGTTGAAGACAGATCTGCCGCAGTTCCTCGCGGGTGTCGAAACCCGCAACCCGCATCAGCCCGAATTTCTGCAAGCCGTGCAGGAGGTCATGACCAGCCTGTGGCCCTTTATCGAGGCGCATCCTCATTACGCTGAGCAGGCGCTGCTCGAACGCCTCACCGAGCCTGAGCGCGTGATCACCTTCCGGGTCACCTGGGTGGACGACGCCGGACAGGTGCAGGTCAACCGGGCGTACCGCATCCAGCACTCGTCGAGCATCGGGCCCTACAAGGGTGGAATGCGCTTTCACCCCAGCGTCAACCTCAGCATCCTGAAATTTCTCGCCTTCGAGCAGACCTTCAAAAACGCCCTGACCACGCTGCCGATGGGCGGCGGCAAGGGGGGCAGCGACTTCGATCCCAAGGGCAAGTCCGACGGCGAGGTGATGCGCTTTTGCCAGGCGCTGATGACCGAGCTGTGGCGGCACCTCGGCCCGGACACCGACGTGCCGGCGGGCGACATCGGGGTGGGCGGGCGCGAGGTCGGCTATATGGCCGGCATGATGAAAAAGCTCTCCAACCACGCCGGTGGGGTCTTTACCGGCAAGGGCCTGAGCTTCGGTGGCTCGCGGCTGCGCCCGGAAGCGACAGGCTACGGCACGGTGTACTTCGTCGAGCACATGCTCCAGGATCAGGGCATGAGCCTCGACGGCCTGCGGGTCTCGGTGTCGGGGTCGGGCAACGTGTCGCAGTACGCCATCGAAAAGGCGCTGCACCTCGGCGCGAAAGTAGTGACGGCGAGCGACTCGGGCGGCACGGTCGTGGACGAGGAGGGCTTCACCTACGACAAACTGCGCGAGCTGATGGCACTGAAAAACGAGCGCCGGGGCCGCATCGAGGAGTACGCCCGCGCGGTCGGCGCCGAGTACCGCCCCGGCGCGCGCCCCTGGGACGTGCCGGTGGACGTGGCGCTTCCCTGCGCCACCCAGAACGAGCTGAGCGGCGAGGACGCCCGGACGCTGATCGGGCACGGGGTGAGGGCGGTGGCCGAGGGCGCCAACATGCCGTGCGACCTCGGCGCGATCCACGCTTTTGAGGCGGCGGGCGTGCTCTACGCGCCGGGCAAGGCGAGCAACGCGGGCGGCGTGGCGACCTCGGGGCTGGAGATGTCGCAGAACTCGCTGCGCCACTCCTGGACGCGTGAGGAGGTGGACGCCCGGCTGCGCACCATCATGACCGACATTCACGAGGCCTGTCTCGAGTACGGGCGCCGCCCCGGCAAGCACGTGAGTTACCTCGACGGCGCCAACATTGCCGGGTTCGTCAAGGTCGGCACCGCCATGCTCGAACAGGGCGTGCTGTGA
- a CDS encoding CoA transferase, whose translation MTGPARPLAGMRVVTLAPNVPGPLAAASLRGAGAEVIKVEPPSGDPLAAMAPAWYAELHRGVDVRVIDLKTQTGSAELDDLLGGADLLLTSSRPSALGRLGLGGARLDAAFPRLCRVLIVGDTQAPEVPGHDLTYQVKAGLIDPERPVMPRTLLADVLGSREAYAAALALLLGRERGSTERERLVGLGDAAHFAAAPLRAGLTAPGGLLSGAHDTYGLFPTADGWLAAAPLEPHFAVRWRTLLGEEGPAALRAQPSAHWVQLAHEQDLPLVAVTPPEPQP comes from the coding sequence GTGACCGGCCCGGCCCGGCCACTCGCCGGAATGCGGGTGGTCACCCTTGCCCCCAACGTGCCCGGCCCGCTCGCGGCCGCCTCACTGCGCGGCGCGGGGGCCGAGGTGATCAAGGTGGAGCCGCCCAGCGGTGACCCCCTCGCCGCGATGGCCCCGGCCTGGTACGCCGAGCTGCACCGGGGCGTGGACGTGCGGGTGATCGACCTCAAGACCCAGACAGGAAGCGCCGAGCTCGACGACCTGCTCGGCGGCGCCGACCTGCTGCTGACCAGCTCGCGGCCCTCGGCGCTTGGGCGGCTGGGACTTGGGGGGGCGCGGCTGGACGCGGCGTTTCCCCGGCTGTGCCGCGTTCTGATCGTGGGCGACACGCAGGCGCCGGAGGTGCCCGGCCACGACCTGACCTATCAGGTGAAAGCGGGGCTGATCGACCCGGAACGTCCCGTCATGCCGCGCACCTTGCTCGCCGACGTGCTCGGCAGCCGCGAGGCCTACGCCGCCGCGCTCGCGTTGCTGCTGGGCCGCGAGCGGGGCAGCACCGAGCGCGAGCGCCTTGTGGGCTTAGGCGACGCCGCCCACTTCGCCGCCGCGCCTTTGCGCGCAGGCCTGACGGCGCCGGGGGGGCTGCTCTCAGGGGCACACGACACTTACGGCCTCTTCCCCACCGCCGACGGCTGGCTCGCCGCCGCGCCGCTGGAGCCGCACTTCGCCGTCCGCTGGCGCACGCTGCTGGGCGAGGAAGGGCCGGCGGCCCTGCGCGCGCAGCCCAGCGCCCACTGGGTCCAGCTGGCCCACGAGCAGGACCTGCCGCTGGTGGCCGTGACGCCTCCCGAACCGCAGCCCTGA
- the bshC gene encoding bacillithiol biosynthesis cysteine-adding enzyme BshC, giving the protein MARNVAADYRRGELGDFIRLGPGDLAAAQAEARPDVDREALASALRAYHVGLGTLDAHTEAALARLAHPASRVVVTGQQAGLLSGPAYSVHKAADAALLAQALSTEDVPVVAVFWVASQDHDAAEVASTTLLDRSERLHRLSLDLPGGVPVGRIPWKEEWTAQVRGLLHAFDAPAEHKAAVLAQVERALRPGGSYADVFARLIHSLLAQAGLLVLDPLHPALARLMVPALARELSDPLASSERIEDAAARLAQAGYVPQLRRPAGATNLFLEEDDGQRRLLRFDGKAFQTSTQTYTRADLLARLEADPSRLTPAAGLRPAVQDTLLPTLAFVVGPGEIAYGAELREVYPLHGLQQPLLWPRLSVTWLEPNVARLLRRLGASAAEVQRDPEGVLGRALAAERRAGALSLRRLEDLEGQLRALTGELGALDPTLEGAAERTRRRTVARVAHLQTLAARALARAEDERGGQLTRLKQHLLPLGIPQERELNFLTFLLKHGDTPLRQLLALPPGFVGEVEIP; this is encoded by the coding sequence ATGGCGCGGAACGTGGCGGCGGATTACAGGCGGGGCGAACTCGGGGACTTCATTCGGCTGGGGCCAGGCGACCTCGCGGCAGCGCAGGCCGAAGCCCGCCCGGACGTGGACCGGGAGGCGCTCGCCTCGGCCCTGCGCGCCTATCACGTTGGACTCGGCACGCTGGACGCCCACACCGAAGCGGCGCTCGCCCGCCTCGCGCACCCGGCGTCGCGGGTGGTCGTGACCGGGCAGCAGGCCGGGTTGCTCAGCGGCCCCGCCTACAGCGTCCATAAGGCCGCCGACGCCGCGCTGCTCGCCCAGGCACTGAGCACCGAAGACGTGCCCGTCGTCGCTGTCTTCTGGGTCGCCAGCCAGGACCACGACGCCGCCGAGGTCGCCTCCACCACCCTCCTCGACCGCTCGGAGCGGCTGCACCGCCTCAGCCTCGACCTGCCGGGCGGGGTGCCCGTGGGACGTATTCCCTGGAAAGAGGAATGGACGGCGCAGGTGCGGGGGTTGCTCCATGCCTTCGACGCCCCCGCCGAGCACAAGGCGGCGGTGCTCGCGCAGGTGGAGCGTGCCCTCAGACCGGGCGGCAGCTATGCCGATGTGTTCGCGCGGCTGATCCACAGCCTCCTTGCCCAGGCAGGCCTGCTCGTACTCGATCCGCTGCACCCGGCGCTCGCCCGCCTGATGGTTCCGGCGCTGGCCCGTGAACTCTCAGACCCGCTGGCTTCCTCTGAGCGGATCGAGGACGCGGCGGCGCGGCTCGCCCAGGCGGGCTACGTGCCGCAACTGCGCCGCCCGGCGGGCGCGACCAACCTCTTTCTGGAGGAGGACGACGGGCAGCGGCGGCTCCTGCGCTTTGACGGAAAGGCGTTTCAGACGAGCACGCAGACCTACACCCGCGCGGACCTGCTCGCCCGGCTGGAGGCCGACCCGAGCCGCCTGACCCCCGCCGCCGGCCTGCGCCCCGCCGTGCAGGACACGCTGCTGCCCACCCTCGCCTTCGTGGTCGGCCCCGGCGAAATCGCCTACGGCGCCGAGCTGCGCGAGGTTTACCCGCTGCACGGCCTTCAGCAGCCGCTGCTGTGGCCGCGCCTGAGCGTGACGTGGCTGGAGCCCAATGTCGCCCGCCTGCTGCGCCGCCTGGGCGCGAGCGCCGCCGAGGTGCAGCGCGACCCCGAAGGCGTATTGGGGCGCGCGCTCGCCGCCGAACGCCGCGCCGGAGCCCTGTCGCTGCGGCGGCTCGAAGACCTCGAAGGGCAGCTGCGCGCCCTGACCGGCGAACTCGGTGCCCTCGACCCCACGCTGGAGGGCGCCGCCGAGCGCACCCGCCGGCGCACCGTCGCCCGCGTCGCGCACCTCCAGACCCTCGCCGCCCGCGCGCTCGCCCGCGCCGAGGACGAGCGGGGCGGGCAGCTCACCCGGCTGAAGCAGCACCTGCTGCCGCTCGGGATCCCGCAGGAACGCGAGCTGAACTTCCTGACCTTCCTGCTCAAGCACGGCGACACGCCGCTGCGGCAACTGCTCGCGCTGCCGCCCGGCTTCGTGGGAGAAGTCGAGATTCCCTGA
- the acnA gene encoding aconitate hydratase AcnA has translation MADKAMNLFGTRDTLPTKGEQKLYFYNLNKLQGFDVSRLPFSIKVLLESVLREANDYDVRREDVETVAGWSPKNEEVEIPFKPARVILQDFTGVPAVVDLAAMRTAMVKLGGDPSQINPLIPVDLVIDHSVQVDEFGTEFALANNMALEFERNRERYEFLRWGQQAFDNFGVVPPASGIVHQVNLEYLAKGVQSRPEEDGTVVYPDSLVGTDSHTTMINGLGIVGWGVGGIEAEAVMLGQPIYMLMPEVIGFKITGAMPEGATATDLALRVTQMLREKGVVGKFVEFYGAGLSNMTLPDRATIANMAPEYGATMGFFPVDEEALRYLRRTGRLEDEIELVEAYYKAQGMFRTDETPDPVFTDTIELDLGTIVPSLAGPKRPQDRVDLKDMHTVFNEALTAPVKARGFELAPDKLEAQGTIGGTSIRIGHGAVTLASITSCTNTSNPSVLIAAGLVAKKAVEKGLKTRPWVKTSLAPGSRVVTEYLEAAGLQDYLDQIGFNTVGYGCMTCIGNSGPLPEPTVQAIDEGNLVVASVLSGNRNFEGRVNPHIKANYLASPPLVVAYALAGTVVNDIVNDPIGQGKDGQDVFLRDIWPTNAEIQEAMDRSITADMFKRVYDGIEQSNKDWNAIPVAEGALYDWKEDSTYIQNPPFFDDLAGGAREVESIAGARVLVKVGDSVTTDHISPAGSFKADTPAGKYLTERGIPVKDFNSYGSRRGNDRIMTRGTFANIRLKNQLAPGTEGGFTTNFLNGEVTSIYDASVAYKEAGVPLVVLAGKDYGMGSSRDWAAKGTFLLGVKAVIAESFERIHRSNLVGMGVLPLQYKDGQTADSLGLQGDETFEFVLPSDLKPRQDVTVRVTDKEGQTREFSVLCRIDTPVEIDYYKNGGILRTVLRGILARSKGEVQA, from the coding sequence ATGGCAGACAAGGCGATGAACCTGTTTGGAACGCGCGACACCCTACCGACCAAGGGTGAGCAGAAGCTGTACTTCTACAACCTGAATAAGCTCCAGGGCTTCGACGTTTCGCGCCTGCCCTTCTCGATCAAGGTGCTGCTCGAAAGCGTGCTGCGCGAGGCCAACGACTACGACGTCCGGCGCGAGGATGTCGAGACGGTCGCCGGCTGGAGTCCGAAGAACGAGGAAGTCGAGATTCCCTTCAAGCCTGCGCGCGTGATTCTGCAAGATTTCACCGGCGTGCCTGCCGTGGTCGACCTCGCGGCGATGCGCACGGCGATGGTGAAGCTGGGCGGTGACCCCAGCCAGATCAATCCGCTCATCCCGGTGGACCTCGTGATCGACCACTCGGTGCAAGTCGACGAGTTCGGCACCGAGTTCGCGCTCGCCAACAACATGGCCCTCGAATTCGAGCGCAACCGCGAGCGCTACGAGTTTCTCCGCTGGGGCCAGCAGGCCTTCGACAACTTCGGCGTGGTGCCGCCGGCGTCGGGCATCGTGCACCAGGTCAACCTCGAATACCTCGCCAAGGGCGTGCAGAGCCGCCCGGAAGAGGACGGCACCGTGGTCTACCCCGATTCCCTCGTCGGCACCGACTCGCACACCACCATGATCAACGGCCTGGGCATCGTGGGCTGGGGCGTCGGCGGAATCGAGGCCGAGGCCGTGATGCTCGGGCAGCCGATCTACATGCTGATGCCGGAAGTCATCGGCTTCAAGATTACGGGCGCGATGCCCGAGGGCGCGACCGCCACCGACCTCGCGCTGCGCGTGACCCAGATGCTGCGCGAGAAGGGCGTGGTGGGTAAGTTCGTCGAGTTCTACGGCGCCGGCCTGAGCAACATGACCCTGCCCGACCGCGCGACCATCGCCAACATGGCCCCCGAGTACGGCGCCACGATGGGCTTTTTCCCGGTGGATGAGGAAGCGCTGCGCTACCTGCGCCGCACGGGCCGCCTCGAAGACGAGATCGAACTCGTGGAGGCCTACTACAAGGCCCAGGGCATGTTCCGCACCGACGAGACGCCCGACCCCGTCTTCACCGACACCATCGAACTTGACCTCGGCACCATCGTTCCGTCCCTCGCCGGCCCCAAGCGCCCGCAGGACCGCGTGGACCTGAAAGACATGCACACGGTCTTCAATGAGGCGCTGACCGCTCCCGTCAAGGCGCGCGGCTTCGAGCTCGCCCCCGACAAGCTGGAGGCCCAGGGCACCATCGGCGGCACGAGCATAAGAATTGGGCACGGCGCGGTGACGCTCGCCTCGATCACCTCCTGCACGAACACGAGCAACCCGAGCGTCCTGATCGCCGCCGGCCTCGTCGCCAAGAAGGCCGTGGAAAAGGGCCTGAAGACGCGGCCCTGGGTCAAGACCTCGCTCGCGCCCGGCTCGCGCGTGGTCACCGAGTACCTCGAAGCGGCGGGCCTTCAGGACTACCTCGACCAGATTGGCTTCAACACGGTCGGCTACGGCTGCATGACCTGCATCGGCAACTCCGGCCCGCTGCCCGAACCCACCGTGCAGGCCATCGACGAGGGTAACCTGGTGGTCGCGTCGGTCCTTTCGGGCAACCGCAACTTCGAGGGACGCGTCAACCCGCACATCAAGGCGAATTACCTCGCCTCGCCGCCGCTGGTCGTCGCCTACGCCCTCGCGGGCACAGTCGTGAACGACATCGTGAATGACCCCATCGGGCAGGGCAAGGACGGCCAGGACGTGTTCCTGCGCGATATCTGGCCCACCAATGCCGAGATTCAGGAAGCGATGGACCGCTCGATCACCGCCGACATGTTCAAGCGGGTCTACGACGGCATCGAGCAGAGCAACAAGGACTGGAACGCGATTCCGGTTGCCGAGGGCGCGCTCTACGACTGGAAGGAAGACAGCACCTACATCCAGAACCCGCCCTTTTTCGACGACCTCGCGGGCGGCGCGCGGGAAGTCGAGAGCATCGCGGGCGCACGCGTGCTCGTGAAGGTGGGCGACTCGGTCACCACCGACCACATCAGCCCCGCCGGCTCCTTCAAGGCCGACACCCCCGCCGGGAAGTACCTCACCGAGCGCGGCATTCCCGTCAAGGACTTCAACTCCTACGGCAGCCGGCGCGGCAACGACCGCATCATGACGCGCGGCACCTTTGCCAACATCCGCCTGAAAAACCAGCTTGCCCCCGGCACCGAAGGCGGCTTTACTACCAACTTCCTGAACGGCGAAGTCACGAGCATCTACGACGCCTCGGTCGCCTACAAGGAAGCGGGCGTGCCGCTCGTCGTGCTCGCCGGCAAGGACTACGGCATGGGCTCCAGCCGCGACTGGGCCGCCAAGGGCACCTTCCTGCTCGGCGTCAAGGCCGTGATCGCCGAGAGCTTCGAGCGCATCCACCGCTCCAACCTCGTCGGCATGGGCGTGCTGCCGCTGCAATACAAGGACGGACAGACCGCCGACTCCCTGGGCCTCCAGGGCGACGAGACCTTTGAGTTCGTGCTGCCCAGTGACCTGAAGCCCCGGCAGGACGTGACCGTGCGCGTCACCGACAAGGAAGGCCAGACCCGCGAGTTCAGCGTGCTGTGCCGCATCGACACCCCCGTCGAGATCGATTACTACAAGAACGGCGGCATCTTGCGGACCGTGCTGAGGGGGATTCTGGCGCGGAGTAAGGGAGAAGTGCAGGCGTAA
- the modB gene encoding molybdate ABC transporter permease subunit: MDSGLRDALLLSLNLSVVTSLILFAVGYPLALWLAAGPGLLRTLVRAAINLPLVLPPTVLGYYLLVALGRGGAVTELTGLQLAFSYPGLLLGSVLYSLPFAVGPYLSALEGLDPKYAQGARALGLSRAQTLRFVVLPLTLHGILTGTAMSFAHTVGEFGVVLLIGGNIPGQTQTAAIYLFDLVQALEYEQAGQLALGLLLASVALLVLIQLFSRRVVFRA, from the coding sequence TTGGACAGCGGCCTGCGCGACGCCCTGCTGCTGTCGCTGAACCTGTCGGTGGTCACCAGCCTGATCCTGTTTGCCGTGGGCTATCCGCTGGCGCTGTGGCTGGCCGCCGGCCCGGGCCTGCTCAGGACGCTGGTCCGGGCCGCGATCAATCTGCCGCTCGTGCTGCCGCCCACCGTGCTGGGCTATTACCTGCTCGTCGCGCTGGGGCGGGGCGGCGCCGTGACCGAACTCACCGGCCTGCAACTCGCCTTCAGTTACCCGGGGCTGCTGCTCGGGTCGGTCCTTTACAGCCTGCCCTTCGCGGTGGGGCCGTACCTCAGCGCGCTCGAAGGCCTCGACCCCAAGTACGCCCAGGGCGCGCGGGCGCTGGGCCTGAGCCGCGCCCAGACGCTGCGTTTCGTCGTTCTGCCGCTGACGCTGCACGGCATCCTGACCGGCACCGCCATGAGTTTCGCGCACACCGTCGGGGAATTCGGCGTGGTCCTCCTGATCGGCGGCAACATCCCCGGCCAGACCCAGACCGCCGCGATCTACCTCTTCGATCTGGTGCAGGCGCTGGAATACGAGCAGGCGGGGCAACTGGCGCTGGGGCTGCTGCTCGCCTCGGTGGCGCTGCTGGTGCTGATTCAGCTGTTCAGCCGACGGGTGGTGTTCCGGGCCTGA
- the msrB gene encoding peptide-methionine (R)-S-oxide reductase MsrB has product MTRKYDPERFVKPSDAELRASLNPAQYQVTQHEGTERAFTGEYWDHEEEGIYVDVVSGEPLFSSLDKYDAGCGWPSFTRPVPQVSLRENTDYKIGYARTEVRSALADSHLGHVFPDGPREHGGLRYCINSAALRFVPLSRLEEEGYGAYRSLFGER; this is encoded by the coding sequence ATGACCCGCAAGTACGATCCCGAGCGCTTCGTCAAGCCGTCCGACGCCGAACTGCGCGCGAGTCTGAACCCGGCGCAGTACCAGGTCACGCAACACGAGGGCACCGAGCGGGCCTTTACCGGCGAATACTGGGACCACGAAGAGGAGGGAATCTACGTGGACGTGGTGTCGGGCGAGCCACTGTTTTCCAGCCTCGACAAGTACGACGCCGGCTGCGGTTGGCCGAGCTTTACCCGCCCCGTCCCCCAGGTGAGCCTGCGCGAGAACACCGACTACAAGATCGGGTACGCCCGCACCGAGGTACGCTCAGCGCTCGCCGATTCGCACCTCGGCCACGTCTTTCCCGACGGGCCGCGCGAGCACGGCGGCCTGCGCTACTGCATCAACTCAGCGGCGCTGCGTTTCGTGCCGCTGAGCCGCCTGGAAGAAGAGGGGTACGGCGCCTACCGTTCCCTCTTCGGCGAGCGCTGA